From the genome of Deltaproteobacteria bacterium:
CGTTGAGGAAGGCCAAAAGAAATGTTGGAGAGGCCGCAGATGGCATGGACTGTAGGAAAATTCCGCTTGATTCTCTCTAATGCCTCCAGCAGAATAGTCCCCAGATTAAAGTCTGTGGCCACCGGTTGCACCAGGAAGTCTATGTAAATGTCGTCCAGAGAAATTCCTTCTCCAGACAATTTTTCGATGAGGAGTCTAGCCAGGCGAAAGCGATCTTCTACATCCCTGGGCATTCCGCCATCATCCAGGCATAGGGCCACAATTTTTGTACCAAATCTCCTGACCAACGGCAGAATGGAAGGATAGCGTTCTTTTTCCAAGGAAATCGAATTAAGAAG
Proteins encoded in this window:
- a CDS encoding dihydropteroate synthase, whose amino-acid sequence is LLNSISLEKERYPSILPLVRRFGTKIVALCLDDGGMPRDVEDRFRLARLLIEKLSGEGISLDDIYIDFLVQPVATDFNLGTILLEALERIKRNFPTVHAICGLSNISFGLPQRRLLNHVFLVLALAKGLDAAILDPTDPGVISCLKAAQVLLGQDPFCSEYLQAFRQGRLNY